The DNA sequence CGCGCTGCTCAAACAGCTAGTATTGCAGAAGATCCCGTTGATTAATCCTATCAAATGAGGTGAAGGTTATGATAGCCCCCGGAAAGACGATTGGTATATTAGGCGGAGGCCAGCTTGGTAGAATGCTTGCTATGGCAGCCGCACGGTTGGGCTATAAATCCCATATATATTGCCCTGAAGAAAACAGTCCCGCCTTTCATGTATCTGCGGACTATACGGTGGCAGCTTACGAAGATGAAGACGCCTTAAAGGCTTTTGCCAAATCCGTTGATGTTGTGACCTATGAGTTTGAAAATGTCCCCGCAGAAACAGCTCGCATTGTATCCAACCATGCCCCCCTCGCCCCTGGATCTCTTGCCTTAAAAGTTGCTCAAGATAGACTTGTTGAAAAAGACTTCCTCAATGAAAGCGGCGTGAAGACAGCACCTTATAAATCCTTTGACACAAAAGAAGAGCTTGAAACCGCTCTCGCAACCATCGGCAGACCTGCTGTGGCCAAGACAAGACGTTTCGGATACGATGGCAAAGGCCAACATGTGGTCAAATCAAAAGCTGATTTAGACGACGCCTATGAAGCTATGAACGGCCAACCGGCAATCCTTGAAGGCTTCATCAAATTTGACCGTGAAATCTCAGTGATTGTTGCCCGATTAGAGAGTGGCGATGTGGCTGCCTTTCCTGTCAGCGAGAATGTCCATACACATCACATCCTAGACGAAACTCAAGTACCTGCTGCAATCAAAGAAATCGTCGAGGCCAAAGCAAAAGTGATGGCAACGCGTATTGCTAATGCATTAGAATATGTAGGGGTACTTACTGTTGAGATGTTTGTAACTGATGAAACCGGAGATATAATCGTGAATGAGATTGCGCCCCGTGTTCACAACAGTGGACACTGGACAATTGAAGGTGCAACCACAAGTCAATTTGAACAGCATATTCGTGCCATCTGCAGCTTACCCCTTGGGCCTGAGCATGCGGTGGGTAAAATTCGCATGAAAAACTTGCTTGGTGAAGATATTT is a window from the Temperatibacter marinus genome containing:
- a CDS encoding 5-(carboxyamino)imidazole ribonucleotide synthase, giving the protein MIAPGKTIGILGGGQLGRMLAMAAARLGYKSHIYCPEENSPAFHVSADYTVAAYEDEDALKAFAKSVDVVTYEFENVPAETARIVSNHAPLAPGSLALKVAQDRLVEKDFLNESGVKTAPYKSFDTKEELETALATIGRPAVAKTRRFGYDGKGQHVVKSKADLDDAYEAMNGQPAILEGFIKFDREISVIVARLESGDVAAFPVSENVHTHHILDETQVPAAIKEIVEAKAKVMATRIANALEYVGVLTVEMFVTDETGDIIVNEIAPRVHNSGHWTIEGATTSQFEQHIRAICSLPLGPEHAVGKIRMKNLLGEDILDAEKYLSDPTAYFHHYGKKEPRAGRKMGHVTFVEKE